A stretch of Saccharothrix texasensis DNA encodes these proteins:
- a CDS encoding GH92 family glycosyl hydrolase, producing MRTNLALAAVLGLSVALAAAHPPASQAQPDDSAKWVNPFVGTRPGGPDHGTGGGAGNNFPGADVPFGMVQWSPDTVTRQHGGYAYEDDRIKGFSLTHLSGAGCSTYQDIPITPFTGEITTSPATDPDRYVSTFSHDHESASPGYYGVTLDSGTKVELTVTQRTGVGRFAYPGGQPSTLLVNTSGSISGTDDAEITIGADTISGWATSGRFCGADHRYRVYFHARFDQPFASIGTWKNGAVTPGRATERGGSGVREGLGDAPKTLQAQGRPDVKAEDTTVSGPGSGGWVTFDDPDVTMRVGLSFVSIDGAKKNLKAESDGLSFDAVRAAARQAWNDRLGQVKVTGGTDAQRTTFYTALYHSLLQPNVFSDSDGRYPGFDGRVHTAERGHAVYTNFSGWDVYRSEMQLLSLLAPREASDMVRSMTAFAEQGGSWDRWTVANGYTGVMVGDPYHVMVAGAYAFGANDFDARKALLLMLRGATQPTQGYEERPGLTDYLDLGYVPIGARNVWGPPATTLEYTTADFAIADLARRLGDGATWQTFMKRAQHWQNVFNPATGYTQPRNRDGSYVEPFTPGSPDNWVEGNAAQYTWMVPYNARGLFTAMGGDAKVRDRLDAFFTKLNAGPDEPYAFLGNEPIMHSLWLYNWAGAPAKTQAVTRRAVTELFGPGPDGLMGNDDLGQMSSWYVWAALGMYPVIPGRAELVLNSPLFSEVTITRPNGAPIVIKASGSGTHVADLKVNGRAQSRTWLPESFVANGGTVEFGLSEAPTAWGTGPADAPPSFRDGETGQQAYVEPGRLVLPAGGSGAVTIGAQDFSGNGGKVSWTAQPPAGITLTPASGEVTIPAGEKAGVPVTVAVAADAPEQTLRVPLTFSNGQRSTISVLVAEPGSLRAAFDNVGTSPDDDQAIGNFDGGGWSYSRDALAEAGVTPGGTVTSDGLAYTWPTSPTGEPDNVNASGETVTVSAPPGAAKLGLLGSAASGKASGTLTVTYTDGSTQTAEVGFSDWALGGAANLPPSFDNRTVASMPYRNNSSGEPQQLEVHLFATAPIALQAGKQVRSVTLPSSVTGGTFHVFAIAVG from the coding sequence GTGCGCACTAACCTCGCTCTCGCGGCGGTACTGGGTCTCTCGGTGGCGCTCGCGGCGGCCCATCCGCCTGCTTCGCAGGCGCAGCCGGACGACTCGGCGAAGTGGGTGAACCCGTTCGTCGGCACCCGGCCGGGCGGCCCGGACCACGGCACCGGCGGTGGCGCGGGCAACAACTTCCCCGGCGCGGACGTGCCGTTCGGCATGGTGCAGTGGAGCCCCGACACGGTGACCCGCCAGCACGGCGGCTACGCCTACGAGGACGACCGGATCAAGGGCTTCAGCCTCACCCACCTGTCCGGCGCGGGCTGCTCGACCTACCAGGACATCCCGATCACGCCGTTCACCGGCGAGATCACCACGTCGCCCGCGACGGACCCCGACCGGTACGTCTCGACCTTCTCGCACGACCACGAGTCCGCGTCCCCCGGCTACTACGGGGTGACCCTCGACAGCGGGACGAAGGTCGAGCTGACGGTCACGCAGCGCACCGGCGTCGGCCGGTTCGCCTACCCCGGCGGGCAGCCGTCCACGCTGCTGGTCAACACCTCCGGCTCGATCTCGGGCACGGACGACGCCGAGATCACCATCGGCGCGGACACCATCAGCGGCTGGGCGACCAGCGGCCGGTTCTGCGGCGCGGACCACCGCTACCGGGTGTACTTCCACGCCCGGTTCGACCAGCCGTTCGCCTCCATCGGCACGTGGAAGAACGGCGCGGTCACGCCCGGCCGCGCCACCGAGCGCGGCGGCTCCGGCGTCCGCGAGGGCCTCGGCGACGCGCCGAAGACGCTGCAGGCCCAGGGCCGTCCCGACGTCAAGGCCGAGGACACCACGGTGTCCGGTCCGGGCTCGGGCGGCTGGGTGACGTTCGACGACCCGGACGTGACCATGCGCGTCGGCCTGTCGTTCGTCTCGATCGATGGCGCGAAGAAGAACCTGAAGGCGGAGAGCGACGGCCTGTCGTTCGACGCCGTGCGCGCCGCCGCCCGCCAGGCCTGGAACGACCGGCTCGGCCAGGTGAAGGTAACCGGCGGCACCGACGCCCAGCGCACCACGTTCTACACCGCGCTGTACCACTCCTTGTTGCAGCCCAACGTCTTCTCCGACAGCGACGGCCGCTACCCGGGCTTCGACGGCCGCGTCCACACCGCGGAGCGCGGCCACGCCGTCTACACCAACTTCTCCGGCTGGGACGTCTACCGGTCGGAGATGCAGCTGCTGTCGCTGCTCGCGCCCCGGGAAGCCTCGGACATGGTCCGCTCGATGACGGCGTTCGCCGAGCAGGGCGGCTCCTGGGACCGCTGGACGGTGGCCAACGGCTACACCGGCGTCATGGTCGGCGACCCGTACCACGTGATGGTGGCCGGCGCCTACGCGTTCGGGGCGAACGACTTCGACGCCCGGAAAGCACTGCTGCTGATGCTGCGCGGCGCGACCCAGCCGACCCAGGGCTACGAGGAGCGGCCGGGCCTGACCGACTACCTGGACCTCGGGTACGTGCCGATCGGCGCGCGCAACGTCTGGGGCCCGCCCGCCACCACCCTGGAGTACACGACGGCGGACTTCGCCATCGCCGACCTCGCCCGCCGGCTGGGCGACGGCGCGACCTGGCAGACGTTCATGAAGCGCGCCCAGCACTGGCAGAACGTCTTCAACCCGGCCACCGGCTACACCCAGCCCCGCAACCGGGACGGCTCGTACGTGGAGCCGTTCACACCGGGCAGCCCGGACAACTGGGTCGAGGGCAACGCCGCCCAGTACACGTGGATGGTGCCGTACAACGCGCGTGGCCTGTTCACCGCGATGGGCGGCGACGCGAAGGTCCGCGACCGGCTGGACGCGTTCTTCACCAAGCTCAACGCCGGCCCGGACGAGCCGTACGCGTTCCTCGGCAACGAGCCGATCATGCACTCGCTGTGGCTCTACAACTGGGCGGGCGCGCCGGCGAAGACCCAGGCCGTGACGCGGCGCGCGGTGACCGAGCTGTTCGGCCCCGGCCCGGACGGGCTGATGGGCAACGACGACCTCGGCCAGATGTCGTCCTGGTACGTGTGGGCGGCGCTGGGCATGTACCCGGTGATCCCCGGCCGGGCCGAGCTGGTGCTCAACAGCCCGCTGTTCAGCGAGGTCACGATCACCCGGCCGAACGGCGCGCCGATCGTGATCAAGGCCTCGGGCAGCGGGACGCACGTCGCCGACCTGAAGGTGAACGGCCGCGCGCAGAGCCGCACCTGGCTGCCCGAGTCGTTCGTGGCGAACGGCGGCACGGTGGAGTTCGGGCTGTCCGAGGCGCCCACCGCCTGGGGCACGGGCCCGGCCGACGCGCCGCCGTCGTTCCGCGACGGCGAGACCGGGCAGCAGGCGTACGTGGAACCGGGGCGGCTGGTGCTGCCCGCGGGTGGCAGCGGCGCCGTGACCATCGGCGCGCAGGACTTCTCCGGCAACGGCGGCAAGGTGTCGTGGACCGCGCAACCGCCCGCCGGCATCACGCTCACCCCCGCGTCCGGCGAGGTGACGATCCCGGCGGGGGAGAAGGCCGGTGTCCCGGTCACCGTCGCGGTCGCCGCCGACGCGCCCGAGCAGACCCTCCGCGTGCCGCTGACCTTCTCCAACGGGCAGCGGTCCACGATCTCGGTGCTGGTGGCCGAGCCGGGGAGCCTGCGCGCGGCGTTCGACAACGTCGGCACGTCGCCGGACGACGACCAGGCGATCGGCAACTTCGACGGCGGCGGGTGGAGCTACTCGCGCGACGCGCTGGCCGAGGCGGGCGTGACACCCGGCGGCACGGTCACCTCCGACGGCCTCGCCTACACCTGGCCCACCTCGCCGACCGGCGAGCCGGACAACGTGAACGCCTCCGGCGAGACGGTGACGGTCAGCGCCCCGCCGGGCGCGGCGAAGCTCGGGCTGCTGGGCAGCGCGGCGTCCGGCAAGGCGTCCGGCACGCTCACCGTCACCTACACCGACGGCAGCACGCAGACCGCCGAGGTCGGGTTCTCCGACTGGGCGCTGGGCGGCGCGGCGAACCTGCCGCCGTCGTTCGACAACCGGACCGTGGCCTCGATGCCGTACCGCAACAACTCCAGCGGCGAGCCGCAGCAGCTCGAGGTGCACCTGTTCGCCACCGCGCCCATCGCGTTGCAGGCCGGCAAGCAGGTCCGCTCGGTGACGTTGCCGTCGTCGGTGACCGGCGGGACGTTCCACGTGTTCGCCATCGCGGTGGGCTGA
- a CDS encoding GH92 family glycosyl hydrolase: protein MTADPVESVNTFIGTKDDGNTFPGASMPFGMAHSSPIGSHYAGYRYDDPVIRGFGHFFLSGAGCTEQGGLVSILPTTGLPRSFDHRTYGAAYTHEGEVGRPGYYRVRLASGITVEATATTRAGVERFAFPPGVTPHVLVNVGQANDKEPVFASGVRVVDDRTLAGTVVAQAFCGGKPYTTYFTTTFDRPFKATGNWGGAEGGSGLRGQWVTFEDGPVTAATAISHVDADGATKNLGEARGKTFDELRAAAQETWRRELSSVETSSTGADRTVFYTALYHVLLQPLTGNDVDGRYRGFDGKVHTADGWTYHEYFSLWDTYRAQNQLLALLRPSRAEDIARSLLAIHEQGGWLPRWAYANQETNTMTGDPVTPFLVDLWRFGALAGFEERAYEALWQNATGVPPASSPFEGRVGNPSYLRDGFVQYDKDFRKKGQDVDPHHGASATLEYALADCSLSIMARALGREDDAEVLRRRGLNYRVLWDRSVADRGFTGFPRPKLADGRWLAPFTPQGPDGFHEGTAWQYQWLAQQDVPGLVELLGGRDAALARLDDFFAYPDLVADPAGTVRSKWVVGPYSYYNQFRYNPNNEPDLHVPWMYALIGQPWKTSAVVRAAQTLFVDAPNGVTGNDDLGQMSAWYVLGALGLYPVTPGTGDLVLNAPRFDRAVIHLENGRDITITAAGADPSALRYVRSLNVDSEPWDDVCLNVDRLDDGANLDYVLTADPAEATWATRPGSAPPSPGTGAHVS, encoded by the coding sequence GTGACCGCTGACCCCGTGGAGTCCGTGAACACGTTCATCGGCACGAAGGACGACGGGAACACGTTCCCGGGCGCGTCGATGCCGTTCGGCATGGCCCACTCGAGCCCCATCGGCTCGCACTACGCGGGCTACCGCTACGACGACCCGGTGATCCGGGGGTTCGGGCACTTCTTCCTGTCCGGCGCCGGGTGCACGGAGCAGGGCGGGCTGGTGTCGATCCTGCCGACGACGGGCCTGCCGCGCAGCTTCGACCACCGCACCTACGGCGCGGCTTACACGCACGAGGGCGAGGTCGGCCGGCCCGGCTACTACCGGGTGCGGCTGGCGTCCGGCATCACGGTGGAGGCGACGGCGACGACCCGGGCCGGGGTGGAGCGGTTCGCGTTCCCGCCGGGGGTGACGCCGCACGTGCTGGTGAACGTCGGCCAGGCGAACGACAAGGAGCCCGTGTTCGCCAGCGGCGTGCGGGTGGTGGACGACCGGACGCTGGCCGGCACCGTGGTGGCGCAGGCGTTCTGCGGCGGCAAGCCCTACACGACGTACTTCACCACGACGTTCGACCGGCCGTTCAAGGCGACCGGCAACTGGGGCGGCGCGGAGGGCGGCTCGGGCCTGCGCGGGCAGTGGGTCACGTTCGAGGACGGCCCGGTGACCGCGGCCACCGCCATCTCGCACGTGGACGCGGACGGCGCCACGAAGAACCTCGGCGAGGCTCGCGGGAAGACGTTCGACGAGCTGCGCGCGGCGGCTCAGGAGACGTGGCGGCGTGAGCTGTCGAGCGTCGAGACCTCCTCGACCGGCGCCGACCGCACGGTCTTCTACACCGCGCTCTACCACGTGCTGCTGCAACCGCTGACCGGCAACGACGTGGACGGCCGGTACCGCGGGTTCGACGGGAAGGTGCACACGGCCGACGGCTGGACCTACCACGAGTACTTCTCGCTCTGGGACACCTACCGCGCGCAGAACCAGCTGCTGGCGCTGTTGCGCCCGTCGCGGGCCGAGGACATCGCCCGGTCGTTGCTGGCGATCCACGAGCAGGGCGGCTGGCTGCCCCGCTGGGCGTACGCCAACCAGGAGACGAACACCATGACCGGCGACCCGGTCACACCGTTCCTGGTGGACCTGTGGCGGTTCGGCGCGCTGGCCGGGTTCGAGGAGCGGGCGTACGAGGCGTTGTGGCAGAACGCGACCGGCGTGCCGCCCGCGTCGTCGCCGTTCGAGGGCCGGGTCGGCAACCCGTCCTACCTGCGGGACGGCTTCGTGCAGTACGACAAGGACTTCCGCAAGAAGGGGCAGGACGTCGACCCGCACCACGGCGCTTCGGCGACGTTGGAGTACGCGCTCGCCGACTGCTCGTTGTCGATCATGGCCCGCGCGCTGGGGCGGGAGGACGACGCCGAGGTCCTGCGCCGCCGCGGGCTGAACTACCGGGTCCTCTGGGACCGCTCGGTGGCCGACCGCGGGTTCACCGGCTTCCCCCGGCCGAAGCTGGCCGACGGCAGGTGGCTGGCCCCGTTCACCCCGCAGGGGCCCGACGGCTTCCACGAGGGCACGGCGTGGCAGTACCAGTGGCTGGCGCAGCAGGACGTGCCCGGCCTGGTGGAGCTGCTCGGCGGCCGGGACGCGGCGCTGGCCCGGCTGGACGACTTCTTCGCCTACCCCGACCTGGTGGCCGACCCGGCGGGGACCGTGCGCTCGAAGTGGGTCGTCGGGCCGTACAGCTACTACAACCAGTTCCGCTACAACCCGAACAACGAGCCGGACCTGCACGTGCCGTGGATGTACGCGCTGATCGGGCAGCCGTGGAAGACCTCGGCCGTGGTGCGGGCGGCGCAGACGTTGTTCGTCGACGCGCCCAACGGCGTGACCGGTAACGACGACCTGGGCCAGATGTCGGCCTGGTACGTGCTCGGCGCCCTGGGGCTGTACCCGGTCACACCGGGCACCGGCGACCTCGTGCTGAACGCGCCCAGGTTCGACCGGGCGGTGATCCACCTGGAGAACGGCCGGGACATCACCATCACGGCGGCCGGCGCGGACCCGTCGGCGCTGCGGTACGTGCGGTCGCTGAACGTCGACTCGGAACCCTGGGACGACGTGTGCCTGAACGTCGACCGGCTCGACGACGGCGCGAACCTCGACTACGTCCTGACCGCGGACCCGGCGGAGGCGACGTGGGCGACCCGTCCCGGGTCCGCGCCGCCGTCCCCCGGCACCGGCGCGCACGTCTCGTGA
- a CDS encoding ABC transporter ATP-binding protein, which produces MTGARIPAVVVADIRKSYGELKAVDGVSFTVAEGEFFGILGPNGAGKTTTLEIVEGLRKPDGGRVTLLGEQPWPRNPKLLPRIGVQLQASSFFEKLTAREQLQTFGSLYGVTRRTADEMLELVGLSDKADVQENKLSGGQRQRLSIACALVHDPDLVFLDEPTAALDPQARRNLWDVLRAIQARGKTIVYTTHYLDEAEILCDRVAIMDRGRILAMDAPATLVRGLDAPTHVVLQKGSLTREAARGITGVDDAHEDEVSLTISTRKPAPVLSALAERGTLDGLQVRTATLEDVFLDLTGREYRA; this is translated from the coding sequence ATGACAGGGGCACGCATACCGGCCGTCGTGGTTGCCGACATCAGGAAGAGCTACGGCGAGCTGAAGGCGGTGGACGGCGTCTCGTTCACCGTCGCCGAGGGGGAGTTCTTCGGCATCCTGGGGCCGAACGGCGCGGGCAAGACGACCACGCTGGAGATCGTCGAGGGCCTGCGCAAGCCCGACGGCGGCCGGGTGACGCTGCTCGGCGAGCAGCCGTGGCCGCGCAACCCGAAGCTGCTGCCGCGCATCGGCGTGCAGCTCCAGGCGTCCAGCTTCTTCGAGAAGCTGACCGCCCGTGAGCAGCTCCAGACGTTCGGCTCGCTGTACGGCGTGACCCGGCGCACGGCCGACGAGATGCTGGAGCTCGTCGGCCTGTCCGACAAGGCGGACGTGCAGGAGAACAAGCTCTCCGGCGGCCAGCGCCAGCGCCTGTCGATCGCGTGCGCCCTCGTGCACGACCCGGACCTCGTCTTCCTCGACGAGCCGACCGCCGCGCTCGACCCGCAGGCCAGGCGCAACCTGTGGGACGTGCTGCGGGCGATCCAGGCCAGGGGCAAGACCATCGTCTACACCACGCACTACCTCGACGAGGCCGAGATCCTGTGCGACCGCGTGGCGATCATGGACCGGGGCCGGATCCTCGCCATGGACGCGCCCGCGACGCTCGTGCGCGGTCTCGACGCGCCGACGCACGTGGTGCTGCAGAAGGGGTCGCTGACGCGTGAGGCGGCGCGCGGCATCACCGGGGTCGACGACGCGCACGAGGACGAGGTGTCGTTGACCATCTCCACCCGCAAGCCCGCGCCGGTGCTGTCGGCGCTCGCCGAACGCGGCACCCTGGACGGGTTGCAGGTGCGCACGGCCACGTTGGAGGACGTCTTCCTCGACCTGACCGGACGGGAGTACCGCGCATGA
- a CDS encoding ABC transporter permease, producing MTAFRSLSTAMIKGFLRDKMTLFFVFLFPLMFLVVFGLLLGDSGSDKTKIAAVGDGPVLTTLEQTGAIELEKYDDTAAARRKVDDGDLPAAVVVDGDRVELIYAASDQVAAGTVLGIVSGVVDKINLGAADVAPRFTLETKSVEDASLKPIQYLTPGILSWAISFSGVFGSALTMVAWRKKQVLRRIRLAPVSTTTVLTSRVVVSVGTAIVQGVVFVAVALLPVFGLKLTGQWYLALPLLVLGTTAFFAIGMLVGAFCKTEESASGAANVIIMPMAFLSGTFFPVENAPAWLQAVSNVFPLRHMNDGMLDVLVRGKGVEALLVPSAVLVAFTLVVGFIAARIFRWED from the coding sequence ATGACCGCGTTCCGGAGCCTGTCGACCGCGATGATCAAGGGCTTCCTGCGGGACAAGATGACGTTGTTCTTCGTCTTCCTGTTCCCGCTGATGTTCCTCGTCGTGTTCGGGCTGCTGCTCGGCGACTCGGGCAGCGACAAGACCAAGATCGCGGCGGTCGGCGACGGGCCCGTGCTGACGACGTTGGAGCAGACCGGCGCGATCGAGCTGGAGAAGTACGACGACACGGCCGCCGCGCGGCGGAAGGTGGACGACGGCGACCTGCCCGCCGCCGTGGTCGTGGACGGCGACCGCGTGGAGCTGATCTACGCGGCGAGCGACCAGGTCGCGGCGGGCACCGTGCTGGGGATCGTGTCCGGGGTCGTCGACAAGATCAACCTGGGGGCGGCGGACGTGGCGCCCCGGTTCACGTTGGAGACGAAGTCGGTCGAGGACGCGTCGCTCAAGCCGATCCAGTACCTGACGCCGGGCATCCTGTCGTGGGCGATCTCGTTCTCGGGCGTGTTCGGCTCGGCGCTGACCATGGTGGCGTGGCGCAAGAAGCAGGTGCTGCGGCGGATCCGGCTGGCGCCGGTGAGCACGACGACCGTGCTGACGTCGCGGGTGGTGGTGAGCGTCGGCACGGCCATCGTGCAGGGCGTCGTGTTCGTGGCGGTGGCGCTGCTGCCGGTGTTCGGGCTGAAGCTGACCGGGCAGTGGTACCTGGCGCTACCGCTGCTGGTGCTGGGCACCACGGCGTTCTTCGCGATCGGGATGCTGGTGGGCGCGTTCTGCAAGACGGAGGAGTCGGCGTCGGGCGCGGCGAACGTGATCATCATGCCGATGGCGTTCCTGTCGGGCACGTTCTTCCCGGTGGAGAACGCCCCGGCGTGGCTGCAGGCCGTGTCGAACGTGTTCCCGTTGCGCCACATGAACGACGGCATGCTGGACGTCCTGGTGCGGGGCAAGGGCGTGGAAGCCCTCCTCGTCCCCTCCGCCGTCCTGGTCGCCTTCACCCTGGTCGTGGGCTTCATCGCCGCCCGCATCTTCCGCTGGGAAGACTAA
- a CDS encoding DUF3817 domain-containing protein, giving the protein MLSSAVGRFRLLALAEAVSWAGLLIGMFFKYVVVGNEIGVKVFGPVHGAIFVGYVLVTLMLAHRWDRKTLVLGLVASIPPFGTVVFERWANRTGRLAETGVQTADD; this is encoded by the coding sequence ATGCTTAGCAGCGCTGTTGGTCGGTTTCGCCTGCTCGCCCTGGCCGAGGCGGTGTCGTGGGCCGGTCTGCTGATCGGCATGTTCTTCAAGTACGTCGTGGTGGGCAACGAGATCGGCGTCAAGGTCTTCGGGCCCGTGCACGGCGCGATCTTCGTCGGCTACGTCCTGGTGACGTTGATGCTGGCCCACCGCTGGGACCGCAAGACGCTCGTGCTCGGCCTGGTCGCGAGCATCCCGCCGTTCGGCACCGTGGTGTTCGAGCGCTGGGCCAACCGCACGGGTCGGCTGGCCGAGACCGGGGTTCAGACCGCCGACGACTGA
- a CDS encoding phosphotransferase: protein MREIRALVTVGGRFVGEAEPFTVDSPWWNDVEPVTARLDRDLGVTTSVLRLVGTTTPAMRDGVVTYQVEADRVPDRGLTTGGRHAVGDHPLRLPWARPGGPAALVGWARGHVDVTGPAVQVKTWNLSCLYRLPTARGNAWAKATPPFMADEAEVIRLVASVDPSLAPVLLAAEPGRVLLAEAPGVDCWQPGADVVERIVPRWVAVQAALAGEPRLRARGVGVPDFGLPDTLLHGDFHPGNWRSGGVVLDWGDAHWGHPALDAARLIGFVAPEMRAAVERVWVDAWSRHFPSSDPASALRHARPASHLVSALVYQEFLDNIEPSERVYHLGDPEAELALAQSSAV, encoded by the coding sequence GTGCGCGAGATCAGGGCTCTGGTGACGGTCGGCGGCCGGTTCGTCGGCGAGGCGGAGCCGTTCACCGTCGACAGCCCCTGGTGGAACGACGTCGAGCCCGTGACCGCGCGCCTGGACCGGGACCTCGGCGTGACGACGAGCGTGTTGCGGCTGGTCGGGACCACCACCCCGGCCATGCGCGACGGCGTGGTGACGTACCAGGTGGAGGCCGACCGCGTGCCGGACCGGGGCCTGACGACCGGCGGGCGGCACGCGGTCGGGGACCACCCGCTGCGGCTGCCGTGGGCGCGCCCGGGCGGGCCGGCCGCGCTGGTCGGGTGGGCGCGGGGCCACGTCGACGTGACCGGGCCGGCGGTGCAGGTGAAGACGTGGAACCTGTCGTGCCTGTACCGGCTGCCGACCGCGCGCGGGAACGCGTGGGCGAAGGCCACGCCGCCGTTCATGGCGGACGAGGCCGAGGTGATCCGGCTGGTGGCGTCGGTCGACCCGTCGTTGGCGCCGGTGCTGCTCGCCGCCGAGCCCGGTCGGGTGCTGCTCGCCGAGGCGCCGGGAGTGGACTGCTGGCAGCCGGGCGCGGACGTGGTCGAGCGGATCGTGCCGCGGTGGGTGGCGGTGCAGGCGGCGTTGGCCGGCGAGCCGCGGCTGCGGGCCCGCGGGGTGGGCGTGCCGGACTTCGGGCTGCCGGACACCCTGCTGCACGGCGACTTCCACCCGGGCAACTGGCGTTCCGGCGGGGTCGTGCTCGACTGGGGCGACGCGCACTGGGGCCACCCGGCGTTGGACGCGGCACGGCTGATCGGGTTCGTCGCGCCGGAGATGCGGGCCGCCGTGGAACGCGTGTGGGTCGACGCGTGGTCGCGCCACTTCCCGTCGAGCGATCCGGCGAGCGCGCTGCGGCACGCCCGCCCGGCGTCACACCTCGTGAGCGCGCTGGTGTACCAGGAGTTCCTGGACAACATCGAGCCGAGCGAACGCGTGTACCACCTCGGCGACCCCGAGGCGGAGCTGGCGCTGGCTCAGTCGTCGGCGGTCTGA
- a CDS encoding MarR family winged helix-turn-helix transcriptional regulator codes for MTSQPLPFDPIARAAELWEKRIGPSTAMAAVTSVMRVQQIIQSAVDAALKPHGLTFARFEALVLLTFARTGSLPMRVMGERLQLHPTSVTNIVDRLEADGLVRRNPHPTDRRTTLVEITEAGHARREAATEAVTAVEFGLRGLTDRQTEQLTDLLAKVRRAVGDFED; via the coding sequence ATGACGTCCCAGCCGCTGCCGTTCGACCCCATCGCGCGCGCCGCCGAGCTGTGGGAGAAGCGGATCGGACCGTCGACGGCGATGGCGGCGGTCACCAGCGTCATGCGAGTACAGCAGATCATCCAGTCCGCCGTGGACGCCGCACTCAAGCCGCACGGGTTGACCTTCGCGCGGTTCGAGGCGCTGGTGCTGTTGACGTTCGCCCGCACGGGCAGCCTGCCGATGCGGGTCATGGGCGAACGGCTCCAGCTGCACCCGACGAGCGTCACGAACATCGTGGACCGGCTGGAAGCCGACGGACTCGTGCGCCGCAACCCCCACCCCACCGACCGGCGCACCACCCTCGTGGAGATCACCGAAGCCGGGCACGCCCGGCGCGAGGCCGCCACCGAAGCCGTCACCGCCGTCGAGTTCGGGTTGCGCGGCCTGACCGACCGGCAGACCGAGCAGCTGACCGACCTGCTGGCGAAGGTCCGCCGCGCGGTCGGCGACTTCGAGGACTGA
- a CDS encoding MTH1187 family thiamine-binding protein, with the protein MLVAFSVSPLGGESDGVAEAVAQAVRVVRESGLPNETNAMFTLVEGEWDEVMAVVKKATEVVQATAPRVSLVLKADIRPGWTGQLTAKVERVEHHLAADE; encoded by the coding sequence GTGCTCGTCGCGTTCAGTGTGAGCCCGCTCGGCGGTGAGTCCGACGGCGTGGCCGAGGCCGTCGCCCAGGCGGTGCGGGTGGTCCGCGAGTCGGGTCTGCCCAACGAGACCAACGCCATGTTCACGCTGGTCGAGGGGGAGTGGGACGAGGTGATGGCGGTGGTGAAGAAGGCGACCGAGGTCGTGCAGGCGACCGCGCCGCGGGTGAGCCTCGTGCTCAAGGCGGACATCAGGCCGGGCTGGACGGGTCAGCTCACGGCCAAGGTGGAGCGGGTCGAGCACCACCTGGCAGCAGACGAATAG
- a CDS encoding SCO6745 family protein has product MEPRDLWVRFETYHDVTYFSPESRAVTDALGCKGGWMGYFGQRAAPLGAASPEVVTAAFYNFHPRMVARALPDAWDVAGPARFLRARLEGVDGALRRMLTSLDVAEAAELAVRAAEAAPTAGRVLAAANRALPLPDEPHLALWQACTTLRESRGDGHVAALVAADLGPCEALVLFSADKALDAAYMRSARGWSEPEWREAEAALADRGLLDGDGGLTPAGRALREDVERRTDEAATRPWEVLGPAGTARFAELTTPIALRLGRLNEAMRTNPMAIDPVAQLPG; this is encoded by the coding sequence ATGGAGCCGAGAGACCTGTGGGTCCGCTTCGAGACCTACCACGACGTCACGTACTTCTCGCCCGAGTCCCGGGCGGTCACCGACGCGCTGGGCTGCAAGGGCGGCTGGATGGGCTACTTCGGCCAGCGCGCGGCCCCGTTGGGCGCGGCGTCGCCGGAGGTCGTGACCGCCGCGTTCTACAACTTCCACCCGCGCATGGTGGCCCGCGCGCTGCCCGACGCGTGGGACGTGGCCGGTCCCGCCCGGTTCCTGCGGGCACGGCTGGAGGGCGTCGACGGGGCGTTGCGGCGGATGCTGACGAGCCTGGACGTCGCCGAGGCCGCCGAGCTGGCCGTTCGGGCGGCCGAGGCCGCGCCGACGGCGGGCCGGGTGCTGGCCGCCGCGAACCGCGCGCTGCCCCTGCCCGACGAGCCGCACCTGGCGCTGTGGCAGGCGTGCACGACGTTGCGCGAGTCACGTGGTGACGGTCACGTGGCCGCGCTGGTGGCCGCCGACCTCGGGCCGTGCGAGGCGTTGGTGCTGTTCAGCGCCGACAAGGCCCTTGACGCGGCGTACATGCGCAGCGCGCGCGGCTGGTCGGAGCCGGAGTGGCGGGAAGCCGAAGCGGCGCTCGCCGACCGGGGCCTGCTCGACGGCGACGGTGGCCTCACGCCGGCCGGTCGGGCGTTGCGGGAGGACGTCGAACGGCGCACCGACGAGGCCGCCACCCGTCCGTGGGAGGTCCTGGGCCCGGCGGGCACCGCCCGCTTCGCCGAGTTGACGACCCCGATCGCGCTGCGCCTGGGGCGGCTGAACGAGGCCATGCGGACGAACCCGATGGCGATCGACCCGGTCGCGCAACTCCCCGGCTAG